The Saccharolobus shibatae B12 genomic interval ATACCAGAAGCTCTACTAACTATAGAATTCGCTAAGTAAACCACTTGGATAAGTCCAAAACTTAAGCTTAGCCTCAATTATTTGACCTACAAAGCTAGTAGCCTTAATCGATTACCCAAAAGTACGCTTTACGACTTAGAACAAGGATTCAATACATTACCTGGCTCCATATCCTACCTCCCACGATTATAATCCAGCTTCTTCGACTCCCGTACAGCCTTACGCCTAGAAGGATGACCACGATCGGTAGAAGCATTATTTCTCAACAGACCCAAAATTGTTTTATAAAAATAACTCTAACTAAACAATATTGGATTTATAGAGAATGATGGAGTTTATAATGATATCAAGAGTTAAATGAATTTAGAAAAAAGATTTAAGGTAAGGGAATCGAAATTGCTATGAGGACTCATGATAACAACATTTCCTACAAGATAACGTTTAACACATAGGATATAAATTACTTTTCATGCTAGACTTCAAAAGAAAAAGTGTAAATATAGTATGGTAATTAAGGTGTATAGGGGTGTTCCAATGCAGTCATCTTATTCGAGGACTAAATGTGAAATTATTAGAATGACCTAAAAATTACTTCTAAAACAAACATTTATGTACAAGGATTACGAGGTTTTAGAGACATAGTGAATCTCGCAACCCGTTTTTGTAATCAAAATTCCTCATAAACGTCTATAAATCTTTTATACCACTCTTCATAAATTTTGAGAGTAACTATGTGAAGCTCTAAAGGATCACTAAAGCCCAGCCTTTTGTGGATTTTTACAGCAATTTCAGCCCTCTTCCATATATCGTTTGCAAGTTCAGTAATTATTAGTACGTCAATATCGCTATCTACTCTGTAATTACCTCTAGCAATGGATCCAAAGAGAATTACTCTACAATTTTTATCAATCTCCTCTACACATATCTTCTTTATTTTCTTAACGTACTCTCTTGCGTGGGCTAAAATCTCCTTCCTCTTACTCCACCAGTCTAAGCTCATTTAAAATCACTTTAGTTACATTATATGCTTTTTCAACTACGAGTTTATCTACAGAATAAGGAAAGTATCTAGAGATTATATAGGATTCTCTAATTACCTCTAGCGTGCTCGCTTCGTCGTTTCTAATCTTCCTTAAATTCTCATTTTTAGCCAATTCTATAACTTCATCCAATAGTCTTATAACGTCATGAGTCTTTTCAAAACTACCCTTAAATTGAAATAAAATATACTTAAGGGCCAATTGCAATGCTTGTTCAAGATGAAACATAGCTAAATTATACTTTCCGTTTTTGATATCATTCTCAGACTCAGCAAAAAAGTCTAAAGCATTCCTCTTCAAGTATTCAGCCATAATAATGTGTTGAACTAGAAGATAAAAAACTCTTTACAACAATTATTAAATTATTGCCAAGATCTTTAGTAAACCTTACGTGATAGAGTATGTTGCAACTCCTACGGTTGCAAACCCAGGTCTGTCAGCTTCCGGTATAAAAACTTTTCCTTGAAAATCGAGCATAGTCCACGCTACTTAGCAAGTGATGAAACTTGCTTTTACTCACTAGCGTCAAAGGGCTTATTATAATACACTACTAATTTATCTTATACCTATTCCCGCGACTGGGTCCTCCAAATTTACTCACCCTTATGTTTTATTCGGGCTTCAAGCCCAACTTCCGGTCCGAGTTGGAGGAGGCCAAGCTCCTCATCGAGCTTTGAGCCCAAGGGCTTTCACGGCCTACACCCAGTCAGATCTGTATTACGCAGATCTGACTAATATGTTTTATATAAGAGGCGTAGTATGTGGTGCCTATTATGAAAAAGACTGTATTATGGTCCAATCTATTGATATGTTTATTTCCTTCTCTCCCTTTAATTCTTCAAGTAATGTTTTTCTTACTTTGTTCAGTAGTTTTTCTATAACTTATATACCTTAATCTTCCAAGTATCATTGTTTGCAGTGATATATTATAAGTCTTTGACGTATTCTCTATTAAGTCGTTCCACAAGGATAATGAGATTAACGTTTTGCGACTTCCTCTTCCTATTACGTTCATACTCTTTAACTATAAAAAGTAAACACAAAACATTCATAAAGTGCTGGAAAAATATTAGATAATTTTTAAATAATTATTCAAGACTCATAGTTTATAGAAGGGATATTAAGCTCAAAATATCAACAAAGCACTCTCTTATACTTTAGATAATGAGATTTTAATACATAAGGCTTTGTATAGTTTTATACATATTATTTTTTTAAATAAAAAGACAAAATAGGGTCTATTATCTTGTATTCATCATTTATTTTATCTACAAGTCCTCGATTTTTTAGTATTTTTATTACTCTATATATATTTGATACTTTGATTTCGCTTAATTTATTACCTTTTGCCAGGCCTTTCAATACCTTAATTTCGTTCTTTGTAAGCCCATCTAGATCTTTTTTCAATTCTATCTCTACATTAGGATCTTCAAGAATGGCCTCAATGTTACATTCCCTCTCAAATATCAATCCGGCTAAATTCAACCACGCGGGGATACCTTCGGTTAATTCATAGACTTTTTCGTAATATTCTTTACATTTTCCTTTAAGCCCTTCATTTAAGAACCTTATTGACGTTTCTTTGTCAAATGGTTTAAGTCTCTCTATTTTGAAATAGTTGTAAAATGGTTCTTTAGCCTCAGTTATCATTTCCTCTATTATACCTGTTTCCGATCCAGAAACTATTATTTCAACGTTTTTACTTTCTTGTAATCTTTTCCTAGTTAACTCTAAGATCTTTGGATATGGTTGTTTAAGAACTCTAATCTTTTGAAACTCATCTATCATGATTACTACGTTCTTCCCAGTATCTTCAGCGATTCTTTGAGGTAAAAGTAACACATCATCTAAGATTTCACTGGGTTTTAATTTATTCTCTTTAAATAGAGAATAACGATCAATATATAACTCTAAATTCTGCATTCTAATGCTTAAGCTTTTGATTGAGCCAAGGAACTGATTTAATGACGCCACTAGAGATGATATCGTATTTTTAGTTCTCATTTTAAGCGACTTAGATAATGCCTCCAACACTAGCTTGCTAGTGAGCTCATCAGCAAATTCTTCTATTGATGTTATTCCTTCCAAACTTATCTTTGCTACTATATATTCATTACCTAATTTAATTTTAATATAATTTAGGAGTGAAGATTTGCCCATTCTTCTGGGAGCTAATATTGCTACGGGCTGTCTTCTATTTATATAGCTAAGTAAAACGTTAACGTAATCCTCTCTATCAAAGAATTCATCTTCTTCAGTTAACTCTCTACCGAATATGAATTTGACCATACGGTACCGATATTATATCGGTACCGTAGTTTAAATTATTTACTGCATTCAGTACACATTCTACCTAATAACTGCTTTAGCTAGGAAGTTGCCCAAGGATAGATGGAGTGTTTGGTATAATAATAAGCCTTATGAGCCCAGGTGATTGGAAAACCCTCTCCTAATCACGTGAATTGAAAGGACTCACGTGACAATCTTTGCTAGTACTATGCTTGGAATTTGAACGAAAGATTTTATTACTGAACGTCTCGGTCAAGCCTATATTATTCAGACCTGACTAATATGCTTATATAAGGAGTCAGTGATCGTAGTGGAGTGTACTCTTTTTCTCTTTAAATTAAGAACCCTTCAATATTCACAAATCCTTTCTCTCTACTCCATAAGAGTTTAGAGTCTTTGGGCGGTTTTTCCTCCTCATCTATAACAATATAGTCTACTTTACCTTTTTTAACAAATTTTGATACTAAATACATTCTCTCTATGACATTTATATTTTTTATCCCTCTCATTACGAAAACTAAATCGATATCACTCGTGTCTAAGTAATCTCCTCTTGCTCTGCTTCCAAATACGTAAACTTTCGCTAATGATGGATATTCTTTAGCTACCTCCTCTACTATCTGTATTGCTAATTGTAACATCTTTTTCTGGCTTTCTATCGCAGACTTTCCTTTAACCATTCTATCACCTCCTTGCTCCTATTATATATGTCTATGGATATTGTTTTATTGTATTGCTTAGCTGGGATCCCGTTTGCTGCATCTGGATATCTTGATATAATAAAGTGTGGAGAAATTACCATTATATCTTCTTTAATCTTCTGTGGAATTTCAAATCCTTCGTTTTCTATTATTGAAAGAAGTTCCGTTAATGAATGGGTTTTCCCAGGATCTTTTCCTATGAAGAGTATAAAAGCCTTTAGAGCTTTTTCAACTGCTTGCTGAGAGTAAAATGCAGATGCAAAGTATTTCCCACCTTCTATCAATATTCGAGCAACGTCCAAATCCTCAATTGCTTGTACTAACCAATCCTTATAGTCCACAATAACTTTTCAGTTAAGAACTTTTATAAACCTAATGTATAGCTTTTAATTTTTGAGGCATTGTTAGCCACTACTGAATTACACAAAATAATTCGTGACCATCTTCATAGTGTCGCCATTAAGCTGTAAACTCTCTTCCTATATTCCAAACGTATATTAAGAGTATCAATTTTAACACCTTCACTTTATGAAGACTAGTTAGCTTATATTAATTTGCATCTCAGTGACTACGCTACAACTATTTTAATCAAATATTACTTTAGAAAAGAGTCTCGCTTCTCTACAGCTAAACGGTGAAGACTTTATGGCAATGATAATCAGGCAGTTGAGGCTAAGTTCAAGCTTTTGGGTTACTCTTAGGCGAAATGGCTAATTTCGTTATTTGTTAAGGTGATTAAGGTTAAGGCTTAGATTAATAAAATATTATATAATAATTTATTTTCTATGTAAATAACTACTATAAAAATGATTATATTGAGACATATTGAACGATCCCACAAAATATCGATAATGGAAAATCTTATTTTATGGAATCTTAAAACAGTAGGACGTGAAGTACTGTATCTATGCAACTGTTTTCAATAATGCATTAACGCTAGAGGAGAGTATAAAGAGTGTTTGGAGAAGTGATGCTACTATTGTTATTACTGATAATTTTTCCACTGACGGTACTTGGGAGAGGTTGCAAGAGTTAAGAAAGGATTATAATTTGATGTTATATAGATTAAGATCCACTAGGGGGAAGGGTAGAGATTATTCCTTGAAGTATTGTCCGGAGAATAGTATGACTACCTACTTCGACCTGGATATGAAGTACAATGAGAGCTTTCATAAAATCCTAGAATGGGCTCCAGAGAACAGTAGAACATTAGTAAACTTAATTAATGGTTTTGTTGTCAAGAAGGAGATAATGTTAGAGAAAGGCAGTTGGAGGGATTTAAATAGAGCTGAGGATTGGGAGGTAGTTTCTAGAGTTGGTTTCGACTATTTTATTCCTGCGCTTATGCATGAGGAGTTGCATAATGAATTAGCCAGAGAAAGGAGATACGCAAAGGGTCTAAATTATTATACTAGACGCTTAAGAAATAAGTTAGATGTTATAAGAGGTTTAGGATATAATTGGAATGATATAAACATTGTATACTCTCAACACCCAATTGCATACAAGATTTTAGTGAACTCTCCTTCCTATATACTTGCTAAACTTATGGGG includes:
- a CDS encoding glycosyltransferase family 2 protein, whose translation is MKYCIYATVFNNALTLEESIKSVWRSDATIVITDNFSTDGTWERLQELRKDYNLMLYRLRSTRGKGRDYSLKYCPENSMTTYFDLDMKYNESFHKILEWAPENSRTLVNLINGFVVKKEIMLEKGSWRDLNRAEDWEVVSRVGFDYFIPALMHEELHNELARERRYAKGLNYYTRRLRNKLDVIRGLGYNWNDINIVYSQHPIAYKILVNSPSYILAKLMGIYRNYKDYNNGVGVILSALDKLINLKEIGVDEKYFLFGGWWGFFSVYNLDKIIDAKLPIKVGEVKKLLCNDDGLRYIKTLEGFNLIQLASSLKDKLECHEFTP
- a CDS encoding HEPN domain-containing protein; this translates as MDYKDWLVQAIEDLDVARILIEGGKYFASAFYSQQAVEKALKAFILFIGKDPGKTHSLTELLSIIENEGFEIPQKIKEDIMVISPHFIISRYPDAANGIPAKQYNKTISIDIYNRSKEVIEWLKESLR
- a CDS encoding DUF4322 domain-containing protein, coding for MNVIGRGSRKTLISLSLWNDLIENTSKTYNISLQTMILGRLRYISYRKTTEQSKKNIT
- a CDS encoding nucleotidyltransferase domain-containing protein; this encodes MVKGKSAIESQKKMLQLAIQIVEEVAKEYPSLAKVYVFGSRARGDYLDTSDIDLVFVMRGIKNINVIERMYLVSKFVKKGKVDYIVIDEEEKPPKDSKLLWSREKGFVNIEGFLI
- a CDS encoding HEPN domain-containing protein — encoded protein: MAEYLKRNALDFFAESENDIKNGKYNLAMFHLEQALQLALKYILFQFKGSFEKTHDVIRLLDEVIELAKNENLRKIRNDEASTLEVIRESYIISRYFPYSVDKLVVEKAYNVTKVILNELRLVE
- a CDS encoding nucleotidyltransferase domain-containing protein; translated protein: MSLDWWSKRKEILAHAREYVKKIKKICVEEIDKNCRVILFGSIARGNYRVDSDIDVLIITELANDIWKRAEIAVKIHKRLGFSDPLELHIVTLKIYEEWYKRFIDVYEEF
- a CDS encoding AAA family ATPase; translation: MVKFIFGRELTEEDEFFDREDYVNVLLSYINRRQPVAILAPRRMGKSSLLNYIKIKLGNEYIVAKISLEGITSIEEFADELTSKLVLEALSKSLKMRTKNTISSLVASLNQFLGSIKSLSIRMQNLELYIDRYSLFKENKLKPSEILDDVLLLPQRIAEDTGKNVVIMIDEFQKIRVLKQPYPKILELTRKRLQESKNVEIIVSGSETGIIEEMITEAKEPFYNYFKIERLKPFDKETSIRFLNEGLKGKCKEYYEKVYELTEGIPAWLNLAGLIFERECNIEAILEDPNVEIELKKDLDGLTKNEIKVLKGLAKGNKLSEIKVSNIYRVIKILKNRGLVDKINDEYKIIDPILSFYLKK